The Rattus norvegicus strain BN/NHsdMcwi chromosome 2, GRCr8, whole genome shotgun sequence nucleotide sequence AATCTTCctcaagaaaaacaaaggagagaaaggaaagatctTTAAATGGTTGTCTCTGTAGAAAGCCTGGGTCACACCAATTACCTGTCCAGCTGAAGCCAAGGTGATCTGCAATGTAAGCCAGCCTCTCTTCCATCCGCTCCTGCTCATCCTGGGGATCTATAGAAGGTTAAAAATAGAATGGCCAAAGAGTGTCTGGGACAGAAGGGGAACCATAGTACTGATCATCCAAGAAAGGAAGTCACTCGGTCAAATATCTGATAGTCACACAAATCAGCTATCATGGCTTAGGTCATATGAAGTGGTGTGTTTTCTGATTCTGGGATAAAAAGGGAATGAATCCCATGTGGTGATTTGTTGAAACCATCTGCTTCCATATCCCTTTAATGAAGACTTGTAACTGAACAGAGTGTCTAGTTATCTCAGGACTTTCCTTTTGTGATtgtgaaggagaagaggaggaggaagacaaggagaaggaggaaaaggaagaggaggaggaggaaaagaagaagaagaagaagaagaagaagaagaagaagaagaagaagaagaagaagaagaagaagaagaagaagaagaagaagaagaagaggaagaggaagaagaagaagagaagaagaggaggaggaggaggaagaggaggaggaggaggaggaggagaaagtccACCAAAGCACACTCACTTGACATATGAAACACCAGAGAAACCACAGATGGGATACAGAAGTAGAGTAACTGGTTGGACTGTAGTACTCATGTCTATGGAGGTGACCATCACCACCACGTCCTACCTGAAGGAATGCACTAAGAATTATCTTATACCTGGACTTAATCTGAGGCCAGGAACAACAATGTCCTATTGACCTTTGGAAGAAGGCAGGGCAAAGGCACATGAGCTTTGTAGATCCTTGCCAGTGGGACATTTGCTTCTGAGGCAAAGGTTCTGGCTGTCTGTTTCTAAACAAAGTCATGGAGTACACACTCTCACAAACTAGAATTTATCCAATTCCCTTTTAACTGCTGTGGACTGCTGGGTAGCATGTGAAATTCTGCCACCCACATAGGGATAAGTCTTCATTTAGAGACAATGGAAGCCTGAAGGTTACCTCTCAAAGCCACCCATGGtttccttgtttaaaaaaaaaaattcaatcccAAGAGCCATCATTCCCTCACATCATGCAGAGTTTGAGATTTTGTTGTCTGCTGAATCTCACCTGAGTATTTCGCTGTTCATTTTTACCTCAGGTTTGTTGGACTAATTTGGTTCTCATGGATATCGGAAAGCTGACCTCTTCGAATTGAAAAACAGACCCACAATAATTAGAATGTCTGGATGTGAGAAATTGTTTTGAGTAAAGGGCCTCCTAATCATGACAAAGTTGGATGTACCGATTAAagtacacacaaaaaaattaaaaattagagcCAATTGGCCTTGTGCTGTGAAATCCACATTCTTGTGTGTAAAAGCAAATGTATTTAACTGGAGGCTAAGCCTGGAACATCAGAACAACAAAACTCAACGCTTGTATGGCTTTACGTGCAGCAGCCAAAGAAAAGCGAGGGCCCCCGTTGCTTGGTTACGTTTCTGGTTTGGATAAGCATTCTCATTACTCAATCTTGAGATTGTTTCATAGACAAGAATATACagaaaaagcacaaaacacaaaggGCTTACACAAACACATTAACCACTACAGAAAGCTTAAAGAAAATGAGACATAAATCacgaaataaaacaaacattaccAAAAAAAATCTATATCAAATTTATGACATGCGTAGCACAGGGATTCCCAGTGGCTGGCAAATACCTTCAGCTCGGTCATGGCCATTTTCATCAGGGATGCGTTCAATCATAGTCTCAATGGACTCATCCCAAATGGGCCTTGTGTCAAAGATGTCCTCAGGAGCTGAGTGCTCAGTGTCAACAGGTGGCAGATTCTCAATGACTGACACTTCCAGGGCACTGCTACTTTCGTCGTCTGAGGGTGGCTCTTGCTCCCTTTCTGACTGTGTAAGCCTGTCTACTAATTTGGAAGCCTCATCACTAATCTCCTCAAAGAATTCTATGGAGTTCCGGTAAAGGTCAAAGAAGTGCTCCCTACTCTCTCTTGTGGGGCTCGTGCCTGTCCTGCTGGAAGATGAGGTGCTTCTGCTCTTCACCGGCAGTCGGGATGCAAAGAGCTTTGGTTTTGTGGCCCCTTCTTCTGATTCTGACTCAAACCCCTCTGCCCTCTCCctgctctctgtttctgtctcaatgTAACTTCTGGCTTTCACTGGGCATTTGGTCTTAGCATCCAAGGAGCTAGCGTCTGATTCTGACTTGCTTCTACCATCTGGTCCTCGGCTTAACACGTCTTGTCCCTGGGGGACACCTGACTTCTGGAGAGATATGTCTGGATGGGAGGGGTGCCACTCAGTTCTTTGGGGGGGTGCTTTGATGGGGATTTTGGACTTTGGTTTTGCCCCATCCTCCTCACTCTCCCCATCCAGACCAGATGGGAAATCATCAGAAAATGCACTCTCATCCTCTGCAGATGGAGGGGCTGACACTGAAGTGGGGAGAGTCCTGATAGGAATCTGGGGTTTGATTTCAGCAGAAGGCACGTTTTCCATGGGTGCAGTAGGGATCTCAATCACAGACTTCTGTTCCTCGGGAGAAGAATCTGGGGACTCATCATCCCGATCCGAATAAACAGACCTAGTGACAGTGGAGAAGTCCAGCTGACCAACAGGTTCGGGGAAAGTAGGGCAAGATGTCTGCTTCACAGTGCTTAGAGAATCACTCCACTGCATGGTGGCGGGCTCCTCGGCCACTGTGGATACAGCCTCTTTGGTGGGTGTTTCTGTGGAAGCTGAAATTACCACTTTGGAGTCAAGGTCAGCATCCGAGGCGGGTAAATCCTCTATTTCCTCACTTACATCATCAGGAACTAATTCTCCTTCGTCATCCATTGCTTCTTTGGGTCCTGAGAGTTCCAGTGACTCACTAGTAGTCTCCGTCTGTGGAGGCTCAGCCCCAGTGGCCCCTTCCTTCAAGTCTTCAGAGATAGTCTCTTCATTGGAGTCTTGGCCGATTTGGAAGAAGTGCAAACTTTCATCCGCATAGGACCTTTTGGTCATATCAATAGCACCACTTCGGGTCATCTCAAACAGCTTTCCTTCCTGAAAGAGGAATGGATTTTGTTCACTTGTCGGGGTCCCCTCTTCAGTTGGAGTTCTAGCAGGGGTGGTATCAGGGGTGGTGCCCTGTGACTGTCTGTCTACCATCAAACCAAAtatcttctgctcttcctctttCACTCGAGCTTCAAAGGCTGCGTCATCTTCACGTATCTCGCTCCAAGAGTCAGCATCCACATCCGTTTTGGTGATGATGACTTTGCTTACTTGTTCACCAGTCACTACTGGTGCGTTTGGTGTCGTGGGTGCTACAGACAAGGGGGGCTCATCAGACTGCATTGGCCACAGAGCACTTTTTTGCTCACATTCAGTGTCTAGGTCATGGCCCTCACAATTAGATGCTTCACCTGAGTCCGTTCTACTAGAGGAGCTGGTCATTATGACATCCTCAGGAGAGGATCTGATAATAACAGAATACACTTCAGGTGAATGAACAACTGTAGGATGACAGGTATCTGTTTGGAAATTGCTGGGTTCACCAGAGAAAAAGGATGAGGAAGCAACATTTTCATAAGGGCTGGTGATTTGAGGATGAGAATTTTCATCAGTCTCGGCTATATCAGACACTGGACCGTCCATGGCAAACCTTTCTGTGTGAGTTGTAGTAGATGCCTCTTGAGTAGGACAGTCCTCTGACATGCTCTCCAAAACTGGGTCAGTTACTGTGACCTCTACTTTTACAGGGGAAGATGGAGAAGATATTTCTTTAGCTGATTCATTTTCTTCAGGTACCGCACAATGAGACGAAGAAGACAAGGACGAGTGTTCACTGGGAAGACTTGCTTGTGTAGACTCCACTCTGGAAGGATCAAACTCTCTTTCTTCAAGGTCACTTCCATGAGTATCCTGGAGAGCTAGTGAATCGTTATCAATGGCCAGGGGCTTATCAACATCATGACACTCTGGACTCTGAACTCCTAGGGAGACAGGAGTGGCTGAGTTGCTAGGACTCACAGCCTTACAACCATGGCCATCACAGGCTTCTAACTGAGGAGTCTCTCTGTTCAGGTCAGCATGAGACCCATCGGCACCATCAGCAGAATGAGTCTGACTGTCTTCAGCTAAGTGTGATTTGCAATCTTTGTCTTCTTCTGGGTTACCCGGGTCTTCTTTAACCTCCTCGTTCATCTTGAAAGTATATTGCTTGGGAACTATGGGCTGGAACTGTGCTTCTTCCGGGCTGGAATTAGAGTCTATGctggatgggaggggagatggaggtTGCACTCGAATAACTGGCTCTGTCAGAAGACCTGAGTCCGCACCTTTACTCAGCTGTGTCAGCTCAGGTTCACTCTCTGAGGAGGAAGAAGCCTTTCTGCTCTCTGAAGTCACCAAGACAGGGACGTCACTCTCACCCTCTGTGCTCCCCATCTGTTTCTGTTCGTCCACTTCTGCTGAACAGTCAGCATCGGGGTCCGAGGATGAGGAGGATTCATCTTGCCTGGGCTCTCTTTTGTAGTCCCTTTTTTGCTTTGCTTCTTGCTCAAGTTCATCAAACGTTTTAATTTTCGTTACCATTTTGAAcatttcctcttctggtgtgaaccTTTTTTTCTCCCCGTTTTCAGAGTCATCCTCCTCTGCACATTCATGAATCACAGCAGGTTTGGGTGTACTTGAATCTGAAGGTTTGGGTGTGACCTCATAACTAACTTCTTCAGAGCTGGGGGTGTCAGGGGAGAGGGGGCTTTTCCCTGAGCTCTCCATGAGTGATGTCTGCTCTAGACTGTCATCCTCAGCACTGCCATCGGGATCTCGAAGCAGCCGAGAACGCATGGAAGCCACTTCAGCAACAAGATCTGTTTTGGCAATAGCTGCAGGGAGAGGAAAGTGACTTGGGAGAATTCCTGCCTTCATTTTAGGCTCAACTGGGCTGCTTTCCAGGGAGTCCCTGCAAGGGGACTCTTTCAGGGGACTTGGTTCCAGAGAATCGGGAGTTTTGTGTGAGGAGTTATCTTCTAGCACAGGGCTGGCTTCCAGAGAGTCTTTGTGGCTGACTGCTAATGATTCATCAGCCATTGGGCTGAGGACCTCACTATCCCGGTTATGGAGAGGGAGTTCTAGCCCTTGGGGACTTCTAATGACTCCCTGGGGTTTTGGTTCTGTTCCCTCAACTGTCTTGACAGTAGCATCAGATGGTGGGAAGGCCTTTGTCACCTCTGAGGTAGCTAAGGATTCCTGAGTTTCACTTACTGCTTGTGTCTTACAAGCTGAACTAACAAGTGGGAGCTGACTGTCCCTGCAGGACCCTTCCTCAGTAAGTGCCTGGCATGTCTCATTTGCTAATGATACACTGTGGCTGCCAGGGCAGTCCTCTTGTTTGGAGCACACATCTTTGGGAGGGACTTGGGTAACCTCCTTCAGAACATGCTCTGAATCCCCAGGGACCCCAGCACCTTGTTTTTCAGAACTATCAGCAATGTCATTGGTTATAGGAAGCTCTTTTTCTGAATGAATGTCTGTGGGCGTTTCTACCTTGATAGTTTCCTTGGCCTCTCCAATTTGTTCCTTACTTTTCTTTGGTGAGAAAGAAAGACTCTCTGGACTTGTCTCAGGAGTTTCCGCTAGGCCCTCATGTTTGTAGCTCTCTTCTGAACTGATCTGAGGTGTGCCTTCCATCAAGCTGCCACAAGGTGAGCCCGCTATCACTTCCTGCTTCAGGCTTTCCGAACTGCCACCCAAAGCCCCACTCTGTAAAGACAGAGCTGGGAGGAACTCATCTTTCATGTAATCTAGTGGAAATGTCGTGTTGAAGGGACTCGTGATTACTTGGTCTAAATGAATCTGAGCCTTTTCTGTGTTCTCAGTGAGGCGGAATTGTTGGTATTTGTCATTGTCTTCTAACTCTTGCTTGATGACGTCAGAAAAGTCAGTGGAGGTTTTCCTGTCTGGGCTGATCTGGAGGTCCATGTCTTCCTGCTCATCCACAGTCTTCTCTTGAAGGGTCTCAGCCCCACGATGGCTTTCttctgctgctgccgccgccactGCCGCCGCCACCGGTGGAACTGCCTCGGGTGTTTTAATAACGGGGGTTCtctcaaacctttctctaaccgGATCTTCTGTCCTGAGCCCAACGGTGATGGTGGTAGAACGGAACCGTCTGGATTCCATGGCTCCCGTCACCTGGAATCTCTGGCCACGTTTGGCTGTCTGATTTTCTATTCTCTGGGTTTCTCTCTGGGTTACAGAgtggcctttttctttttctacccgACTTTTACTTTTGTCTTgtgactgtttttgttttgctgattTGTGCTCAAAGAGTCCTGTTTTGTGTTTAGATGGGTCCTGACCTGACTGGAAAGCTTTCATGAGCTCCCGGACAGACATTGTCTCCTCAATTCGTTCAGTTTTGGAGGTGGGCGATATGGGTGgctgtttttctgtctttcctggaGACACAGGTAGGTGCTTTTCATGTTTCCCAGTGGCAGACCCAGGTGCCTGCTTCTCCGGGGTTCTTATAGAAGGTGCACCGGGAGAGCGCTTTTCTGTTTTGCCAGGTGACACTGGAGGAtgtttctctgttcttccagatgaTGGCACAGGTGGACGTTTATCTGTTTTGCCTGAAGGTGACACAGGTGTGTGTCGTTCTGTTTTTATAGATGACACAGGGGAATGTCTTTCATTTTTGGTTGAGGGGGAACCAGGTGAATGTTTCTCGGGTTTACCAGAAAATACTGGTGAATGTCGTTCGGCTTTTGCTGAGGGCGACACAGGGGAGTGTTTCTCATTTTTGCTTGATGGTGACACTGGTGAGTGCCTTTCAGTTTTTGCAGAGGAAGTAAGGGAAGAGTGCCTTTCCATTTTAGAGGAAGGAGAGGACTTTGAAGAGGGCGACACAACTGGGTGTGTCCTGGGAGTGGTCTTTTTGGGCACATCCTCTTTGCCTTTGACTCTGACTGGCAACTTGCTTCGACCTTTCTGCTCATCCTCCACTCGCTTCTGAAGAGCCTTCACTTTGTCCTTTATGGAACCAATAGGAGTTTCTTCTATCAGAGGAGAGGTGGCCTTGGCAGTGGGAAGGGGTTCAGGGGCCAGGCCCCGGTCTTCATCTACTGACTCCTCTGAGCTACCTTTCTTAAGTTCAGTCTTTTCTTCGCTGCCTTGTGggctttcctctttctgtttctgtttctcttttagtTTCCGCCGCACTGGCTTCTTTATCACTAGGCTCGGTTTAACCTGCTTCTGAGCGCTCTGTTTCTCCTCTGCTGGGGAGGTCTTGCCTTTATTACTCTCAGAACTCTTGACAATGGCTGAAGCCTGGCTTGTCTCCCCTGACTTTTCTGGAGCTGTTTGTGGCTTCTTTTCATGAGTACCCGTGTATGAATTTAGGTCATCTGTGAGGTAGTTCACTAACCCAGTGGAGTCCTTCTCTACTTTGGTCTTGGTCTCTCTGTctactctgacctctacacatgggTGTTCAGCGATTTCTACCGGGGCATGCTGCTTGGCCTCTTCGATTTCCTCATCGCTGACAATAACCCATTCCTCCTCTAGCTCCCGCTCAGACTGAGAACTCCGCACACTGCCTTCGTCTCTCATGTACGTTCCACTTCTCAGGATCGCATTCACCTTCTCTAAGTCCTCTTTGACTCTCTCTACAATTTCAAAGGGCTCGCCTGGCTCTTCTTCACCAGCCTTTGCCAGCTCCTTCACTTTGATGGAACCTGCCTTATCAGACACATCTGTGGTCAAGATGGCCGTCATTTTGATCAAATCTTGTTTCATCTCAGAAACTTCAGAGAGCAAGTCCGGACTTGCTAAGACAGGAACTTCATTAACCAGATGGCTTTTCAGGACAGATGTTTCTGTCGACTCTGTCTCATCATCTTTGATGTGAATGAAAAACATTGAAagtaaaatggaaatcaaaaaagaTAGTGGCAAATGTAATCAGGACCAAAACAACACAGCGTCTTTtcctggtggtgggaggggcaacAGAATGGGCTGGGAATGGTGGATCCACAAGGTCTCAAGGAACAAGAGCAAAGCAAGGCTAACGGAAAAAATAACTGAAAAGGAAAATGAGCAGGAAATAACTTGCTTAATTTTCTCACTGtagcacattcatacatacaacaAAGCTATCACAAATACTCACgacatacataaaaaaatcacaaatcaaaAAGAAAGAGCGCAGTGAAATTACACAGAGGCATCTCAAGATTG carries:
- the Ank2 gene encoding ankyrin-2 isoform X14, giving the protein MAAQENHIDVVKYLLENGANQSTATEDGFTPLAVALQQGHNQAVAILLENDTKGKVRLPALHIAARKDDTKSAALLLQNDHNADVQSKMMVNRTTESGFTPLHIAAHYGNVNVATLLLNRGAAVDFTARNGITPLHVASKRGNTNMVKLLLDRGGQIDAKTRDGLTPLHCAARSGHDQVVELLLERGAPLLARTKNGLSPLHMAAQGDHVECVKHLLQHKAPVDDVTLDYLTALHVAAHCGHYRVTKLLLDKRANPNARALNGFTPLHIACKKNRIKVMELLVKYGASIQAITESGLTPIHVAAFMGHLNIVLLLLQNGASPDVTNIRGETALHMAARAGQVEVVRCLLRNGALVDARAREEQTPLHIASRLGKTEIVQLLLQHMAHPDAATTNGYTPLHISAREGQVDVASVLLEAGAAHSLATKKGFTPLHVAAKYGSLDVAKLLLQRRAAADSAGKNGLTPLHVAAHYDNQKVALLLLEKGASPHATAKNGYTPLHIAAKKNQMQIASTLLNYGAETNTVTKQGVTPLHLASQEGHTDMVTLLLEKGANIHMSTKSGLTSLHLAAQEDKVNVADILTKHGADQDAYTKLGYTPLIVACHYGNVKMVNFLLKQGANVNAKTKNGYTPLHQAAQQGHTHIINVLLQHGAKPNATTANGNTALAIAKRLGYISVVDTLKVVTEEVTTTTTTITEKHKLNVPETMTEVLDVSDEEGDDTVTGDGGEYLRPEDLKELGDDSLPSSQFLDGMNYLRYSLEGGRSDSLRSFSSDRSHTLSHASYLRDSAMIDDTVVIPSHQVSALAKEAERNSYRLSWGTENLDNVALSSSPIHSGFLVSFMVDARGGAMRGCRHNGLRIIIPPRKCTAPTRVTCRLVKRHRLATMPPMVEGEGLASRLIEVGPSGAQFLGKLHLPTAPPPLNEGESLVSRILQLGPPGTKFLGPVIVEIPHFAALRGKERELVVLRSENGDSWKEHFCEYTEDELNEILNGMDEVLDSPEDLEKKRICRIITRDFPQYFAVVSRIKQDSNLIGPEGGVLSSTVVSQVQAVFPEGALTKRIRVGLQAQPMHSELVKKILGNKATFSPIVTLEPRRRKFHKPITMTIPVPKASSDVMLNGFGGDAPTLRLLCSITGGTTPAQWEDITGTTPLTFVNECVSFTTNVSARFWLIDCRQIQESVAFASQVYREIICVPYMAKFVVFAKSHDPIEARLRCFCMTDDKVDKTLEQQENFSEVARSRDVEVLEGKPIYVDCFGNLVPLTKSGQHHIFSFFAFKENRLPLFVKVRDTTQEPCGRLSFMKEPKSTRGLVHQAICNLNITLPIYAKESESDQEQEEEICMTSEKNDETESTETSVLKSHLVNEVPVLASPDLLSEVSEMKQDLIKMTAILTTDVSDKAGSIKVKELAKAGEEEPGEPFEIVERVKEDLEKVNAILRSGTYMRDEGSVRSSQSERELEEEWVIVSDEEIEEAKQHAPVEIAEHPCVEVRVDRETKTKVEKDSTGLVNYLTDDLNSYTGTHEKKPQTAPEKSGETSQASAIVKSSESNKGKTSPAEEKQSAQKQVKPSLVIKKPVRRKLKEKQKQKEESPQGSEEKTELKKGSSEESVDEDRGLAPEPLPTAKATSPLIEETPIGSIKDKVKALQKRVEDEQKGRSKLPVRVKGKEDVPKKTTPRTHPVVSPSSKSSPSSKMERHSSLTSSAKTERHSPVSPSSKNEKHSPVSPSAKAERHSPVFSGKPEKHSPGSPSTKNERHSPVSSIKTERHTPVSPSGKTDKRPPVPSSGRTEKHPPVSPGKTEKRSPGAPSIRTPEKQAPGSATGKHEKHLPVSPGKTEKQPPISPTSKTERIEETMSVRELMKAFQSGQDPSKHKTGLFEHKSAKQKQSQDKSKSRVEKEKGHSVTQRETQRIENQTAKRGQRFQVTGAMESRRFRSTTITVGLRTEDPVRERFERTPVIKTPEAVPPVAAAVAAAAAEESHRGAETLQEKTVDEQEDMDLQISPDRKTSTDFSDVIKQELEDNDKYQQFRLTENTEKAQIHLDQVITSPFNTTFPLDYMKDEFLPALSLQSGALGGSSESLKQEVIAGSPCGSLMEGTPQISSEESYKHEGLAETPETSPESLSFSPKKSKEQIGEAKETIKVETPTDIHSEKELPITNDIADSSEKQGAGVPGDSEHVLKEVTQVPPKDVCSKQEDCPGSHSVSLANETCQALTEEGSCRDSQLPLVSSACKTQAVSETQESLATSEVTKAFPPSDATVKTVEGTEPKPQGVIRSPQGLELPLHNRDSEVLSPMADESLAVSHKDSLEASPVLEDNSSHKTPDSLEPSPLKESPCRDSLESSPVEPKMKAGILPSHFPLPAAIAKTDLVAEVASMRSRLLRDPDGSAEDDSLEQTSLMESSGKSPLSPDTPSSEEVSYEVTPKPSDSSTPKPAVIHECAEEDDSENGEKKRFTPEEEMFKMVTKIKTFDELEQEAKQKRDYKREPRQDESSSSSDPDADCSAEVDEQKQMGSTEGESDVPVLVTSESRKASSSSESEPELTQLSKGADSGLLTEPVIRVQPPSPLPSSIDSNSSPEEAQFQPIVPKQYTFKMNEEVKEDPGNPEEDKDCKSHLAEDSQTHSADGADGSHADLNRETPQLEACDGHGCKAVSPSNSATPVSLGVQSPECHDVDKPLAIDNDSLALQDTHGSDLEEREFDPSRVESTQASLPSEHSSLSSSSHCAVPEENESAKEISSPSSPVKVEVTVTDPVLESMSEDCPTQEASTTTHTERFAMDGPVSDIAETDENSHPQITSPYENVASSSFFSGEPSNFQTDTCHPTVVHSPEVYSVIIRSSPEDVIMTSSSSRTDSGEASNCEGHDLDTECEQKSALWPMQSDEPPLSVAPTTPNAPVVTGEQVSKVIITKTDVDADSWSEIREDDAAFEARVKEEEQKIFGLMVDRQSQGTTPDTTPARTPTEEGTPTSEQNPFLFQEGKLFEMTRSGAIDMTKRSYADESLHFFQIGQDSNEETISEDLKEGATGAEPPQTETTSESLELSGPKEAMDDEGELVPDDVSEEIEDLPASDADLDSKVVISASTETPTKEAVSTVAEEPATMQWSDSLSTVKQTSCPTFPEPVGQLDFSTVTRSVYSDRDDESPDSSPEEQKSVIEIPTAPMENVPSAEIKPQIPIRTLPTSVSAPPSAEDESAFSDDFPSGLDGESEEDGAKPKSKIPIKAPPQRTEWHPSHPDISLQKSGVPQGQDVLSRGPDGRSKSESDASSLDAKTKCPVKARSYIETETESRERAEGFESESEEGATKPKLFASRLPVKSRSTSSSSRTGTSPTRESREHFFDLYRNSIEFFEEISDEASKLVDRLTQSEREQEPPSDDESSSALEVSVIENLPPVDTEHSAPEDIFDTRPIWDESIETMIERIPDENGHDRAEDPQDEQERMEERLAYIADHLGFSWTELARELDFTEEQIHQIRIENPNSLQDQSHALLKYWLERDGKHATDTVLIECLTKINRMDIVHLLETNTEPLQERMGRTYAEMEQTITLDHSEGFSVLPEELCAVKEKKEQEASKESESSDHPPMVSEEDISVGYSTFQDCIPKTEGDSPAAALSPQMHQESVQQDFSGKMQDQQEYYVTTPGAEVEDTQKATVIPDSLCKTPEDISTPPEEAKPCLQTPVAIEHASPIVQEPEEASEPKEESSPRKTSLVIVESTDDQPQVFEKLDGDAAFQKELTEELGELEASSDEEAMVTTRVVRRRVIIQGDDMPDIPPETVTEEEYVDENGHTVVKKVTRKIIRRYVSSDGTEKEEITMQGMPQEPVNIEDGDSYSKVIKRVVLKSDTQLSEVTLSEPSIVSGTSQFQAEPVEGRRVSKVVKTTMVHGERMEKSLGDSSLATDLPSAKEDFEEALGYTGSHMKVHLPSLVENEILKEDGSIIKRTTMSKARTQRRAVVKDQQGKCINLEHLEDVPGALDQDDLQRDLQQLLRHFCKENTKQEAK